ACTTCGTGGTGGTGCTGGACGGGGCGACGGCCGGCGCCGGGGTGGAGTCGGGGTGCCGGCATGACGTGACCTGGCTGGTTCGGCAGTTGGGGACGCAGTTGGCTGTGCCGCTGATCGGGCGGTCGGCGGCGTCGCTGGCCGACCTGCTGGCGGAGGCGATCGCCGGGGTCGGGGCTCTGCATGCGGGGACATGCGATCTGACCAACCCGGACAGCCCGTCGTCGACCGTGGCGATGGTGCGAGCCGGAGCGGAGAGCGTCGAGCACCTGGTGCTCGCGGATTCGCCGGTGGTGCTGCGGGCTCCCGACGGGTGGGTGACGACGGTCGCGGACGACCGGGTCGACTACCTGCCGGAGTACACGTTCGAGGCGGTGCGGAAGGCGCGGAACCAGCCGGGTGGGTTCTGGGTGGCGAGCACACTGCCGGCGGCGGCGTACGAGGCCTTGTCCGGTACGACGCCGCGCGAGCAGGTGGCGTCGGTGGCCGTGATGACCGACGGAGCGTCACGGTACGCCGAGCGGTACGGGCACTCGTGGGACGAGCTGGTCGCCGTCTTGGAGTCCGGCGGGCCGCGGGAGCTGATCGATCGCGTGCGGGCGTACGACGTCGCCGCGGCTGACGGCAGTTTCCGGGGCAAGCGGCACGACGACGCGAGTGCCGTGCTCTGCCGGCTCAGCTGACGGTCAGCGCGAGCCGGACGGGTACTCCGGTGGGCCGCCTTCGCGGGTCGGCCAAGGGGACCTCGGCGGATCGGCGCGCGGTGCCGGCGGGCTCAGGTCCGGCGGGTGCGTCGGGCCGGGGCCGTTCGGGCTCGAGCCCGTGGTGCCGCCGTACCCGCCTGGACCGTAGGGACCGCCAGGACGAGGAGCCTGAGCCGGCGGAGCCTGGTACGGCCCGTTGTCGTACGGGTTGGCCTGCGGCGGGCGAGGTGCGTACTGCGGGGTGCGGTCGACCGGCGGCAGGTACGAGGGCGAGCTGTACGGCAGCGTCGGCCCGAGCGGTACGCCGGACTGCGGCTCGCGGTCGTCGTGCCAGCTGCTGACCTGGAGCAGCAGCAGCGAGAACGTCACTCCTGCCACGATCAGCAGCACAGTGCCGACCGTGAACGCGATGTTGATCCCGAGCGCGAGCCGGACCAGATAGTCCTGGAGGTCGTAGATGTCGACGTAGTCACCGGTCAGGTTGGCCTCGTCGGCGCGGTTGACCAAACGGATGAACCAGGTGATGAAGCTGATCCCCGCGAACAGCCCGCCGCCGACCGCGACGACGCAGAAGGCGACCCAGGCCGCCCACCAGCCGAACAGCAGCGAGCGGATCCGGCCCGAGCGGGCGATGCCCGGCTGGTTCGGCGGCTCGCTGGCGCGGATCACGTCCCCGACGACCTGCAACGGGTACCAGAACTGGACCACCGGGCAGAGCCAGCCGCCGACCGTCCAGCCGGTCGAGTGCCGGTGTGCGCCGGGGGCCGCGTCGTAGCCGCCCTGGTACGTCGTCGCGAAGGGCGGCTTGAGGATCTCCGTGTTCTCCCGGGCCTGCCAGAGCCAGATCACCACGACGATCCCGGCGGCTGCGAAGAGGTACCCGAGTCCGTCGAGCAGTGGTCCCGCGCCTACGACCGCTTCGGCGCCGGTGTCGATCTCGTCCTCGGACAGCAGGCCGTAGACCAGACGCTTCACGTCGTCGTACGACAGCCACATCAGGATCGTCTGGATCACGCTGACCAGCACGGTCCCGGCCATCAGCGCGACGGCGACCTTGCCGAGCCGGCCGAGCGCGCGGTACTTCGGTGGCGCGCCCGGCGGCGGGCCGCCGTGGAACTGGCCGACGTTCTGCGGATGACTGCCGGGGTACGGACCCTGGCCTGGATACGGCTGACTCACGATCCCCACCTCCCCAGGTCGCGGCTACTCCCCAAGTTATCTGGTGGTGGGAGCGCTTTGGGACTTTTCCACAGGTCAGCTGGGGGGAAGGTGGGGAAAGCAAGGGAAGGAAAGAGCCGACTGGGCGGCAGGGTGTAGGTGGATTTCGTGCGCCTGGTGGGGCGACTATTTGGTGGGTTTCGGGTTGGACTGAGGGTGTGTCGGGTTGGGCCGGGGGTGTGTCGGGTTGGGCCGGGGGTGTGTCGGGTCAGACTGCGGCGAAGGCTGCTCTGACCGCGGGGAGGGCGAGGTCTCGGTCGGCGGCGGAGAGGCCTAGGCGGGTTCGGCGGTCCAGGACGTCGTCTTCGTCGAGGGCTCCCTCGTGCCGTACGGCGAAGCGGAGTTCGGCGTGGGTTGTGGCCAGGCCCGGGGCCACCGGCTCGAGTAGGGCGCGGTCGCCGGTGATGACGTCGGGGGCCTCGGTGCCGTAGCGGTGGACGAAGCGGGCCGGGGCGCGGACCGTTGCGAGGCGGGAGCGGTCGGCTGCGCCGACCAGGGGGATGCGGTGGGTCAGACAGGGCCGCCGGACCTCCAGTGAGGACTGCTTCAGGGCGGCGTCGAGTGCGTCCTGTGCCATCCGGCGGTACGTCGTGAGCTTGCCGCCGACGATCGTCACCAGCCCGTCCGGTCCGGTGATCACCGCGTGCCGCCGGGAGATGTCGGCGGTCTTGTCCTCGCCCCGTTGGTGGCCGGTGTCGAGCAGCGGTCGCAGTCCGGCGTACGTGCCGAGCAGGTCGGAGCGGGTGATCGGCTCGCGCACCGCCGCGCTGATCGTGCCGAGCAGGAAGTCGATCTCGGCGTCGCTGGCCTGCGGTACGTCGCTGACCGGGCCCGGCGCGTCCTCGTCGGTCAGCCCGACGTACACCCGGCCGTCCGGCGCGGGGATCGCCATCACCACCCGCCGCGGCTCCCCCGGCACCGGCACGGTCAGTACGGCGGACAGCTCGCCGAACACCGACTGCGGCAGCACCAGGTGCGTCCCGCGGCTCGGGCGCAGCTTGATCCCGGTGGCGACCTGGTCGGCCCAGATGCCGCCGGCGTTGACCACCATCCGCGCCGAGACGTCGATGCGACGGCCGCTCAGCTGATCGACGACGACCGCGCCCTGGCCGGTAACCTGCTCGGCCGAGCAGCGGGTCAGCACGCGGGCGCCGTACAAGGCTGCGGTCCGGGCGATCGCGACGACGAGCCGGGCGTCGTCGTACAGCTGGCCGTCCCAGGTCAGGAAGCCGCCGCGCAGACCGTGCGGCCGGACGGTGGGCGCGTAGCGCAGGACCTCGGCCGAGCTGACGCGGCGGGAGTGCGGAAGATAGTCGTCGCTGGTGTGCGCGAAGGTCCGCAGTACGTCGCCGCCGAGGAAGGCCGAGCGCAGCAGCGCCGCCTGCATGAACCTTGCCTCAGGCAACCAAGGCGCGACCTGCGGGACGGGGTGGACCAGGTGCGGCGCGGTGGTCTTCATCAGGATGCCGCGCTCGACGGCGCTCTCGTACGCGATGCCGACGTGTCCGGACGCGAGGTAGCGCAGGCCGCCGTGCACCAGCTTCGAGCTCCAGCGGCTGGTCCCGAAGGCGAGGTCGTGCTTCTCCACCAGGGCGACGGTCAGCCCGCGAGCGGCCGCGTCGAGCGCGACGCCGGCACCGGTCACCCCGCCACCGACGACCAGGACGTCGACCTGCCGGCGGGTGTCCAGCCAGTCGAGCTCCTTGGTCCGCCGGGCGGCGTTGAGGCTGGAGTTGCCGACCGAGATCATTCCGGCACCAGGTAGCGGTTCAGCATCGCGCGGAGCTCGTCGTCGAGCAGCGGGTACTCCTCGTGGGAGGCGAGGACCGGTCCGGACACCGCGGAGGCGAGCGAGACCAGGATGATCTGGCGCGACAGCCAGTCGGGGTCGCCGCCGCGGATCGAGCCGTCGGCCTGACCGGCCTTGATGCCCTCGGCGACCAGCGCGAGGTGCGCGACCGTGCTGCTGCCGCGGCGCTCCAGCAGGTACGGCGTGAGGAACTCGGGGTCGAGCTCGATGATCTTGCGCATCAGCGGGTGGGTGCGGGTCTTGCCGACCACCTCGACGACGCCCTCGACCAGCCGGGCGCGGCCGTCGACGGCGTCGGGCTGGAAGGCGGACATCAGCGCGGTCGTCCACTCCCGGGTCATCAGCGCGGCGACGACGGCCTGCACGTTGGGCCAGCGGCGGTAGAGGGTCGCGCGGGAGACCTCGGCGTGCCGGGCGATGTCGGCCATCGTCATCCGGCGCATGCCGATCGCCAGCAGCAGCTCGTACGCCGCGTCGAGGATCCGCTCCTCGCCGATCGCGTTGGCGGGGGTGGGACGGGCCGACGGGGTCGACTCGAGGTCGCTGCTACGCTGAGACATCACACGTCAGAGTGTATCAGCGAGTCCAAGGTGCCGGAACTAGTCGGACGGTACCTCCCGAACCCACCGATGGGGAGTGCCGCATGACCGAGTCCGACCTGCCGGTGGTGCAACTCACGCCCGGCCGCTGGGGCGACCCCGCCCAGACGGTCGAGGTCCCGGAAGCAGCACTCGCGGCGCTGAAGCATCTGGGAGTACGCCGTACCGGTGTAGCTGTAGAGGCGGAGCAAGTAGTAGACGGCGAAGCCCCGGGGGCTTTGGTCGAGTTACTCGGTGTCGAGCATGTGAAGGTCGACTCAGACAGCCGGTGGGCGCATACCCGTGGTTACTCAACGCCTGATCTGCTGCGGGCCCGGGCGGGCGATCGGGCGGACATGCCGGAGGCTGTTCTCTTCCCGGGGTCGCACGAGGATGTGCTGGGCGTCCTGCGGGTCTGTTCGGAGCTGGGACTGGCGGTGGTGCCCTACGCGGGTGGGACGTCTGTGGTGGGTGGGCTGGCGCCGAGCAGGTCTTTTGTTGCGATGGATCTGCGGCGGCTGGATCAGGTCGACGAGTTGGACGAGATCTCGCGGACGGTGCGACTGGGGGCTGGGCTCCGAGGGACGGCGGCTGAGGCGGCGCTGAAGGACGAGGGCTACACGCTCGGGCACTTCCCGCAGTCCTACGAGGGCGCCTCGATCGGTGGGTACGCGGCGACGCGGTCGAGTGGGCAGTCGTCGGCCGGGTACGGGCGGTTCGACCAGATGGTGGTCGGGGTGACGGTCGCGACGCCGCGCGGAACGGTCGAGCTCGGCCGGGCGCCGATGTCCGCGGCGGGTCCCGATCTGCGGCAGCTCTGGCTCGGGTCGGAGGGAGCGCTCGGGATCATCACCTCGGTGGTGGTGCGGATCCGGCCGCGGCCGGTCGAGCGGTTCTTCGAGGGCTGGCGGTTCGGGAGCTTCGCGCAGGGCCTGGACGCGATCCGCCGGCTCGCGCAGGACGGGCCGTTGCCGACCGTGCTGCGGCTGTCCGACGAGGCCGAGACAGCGGTGAACCTGGCCGATCCCGAGGTGCTCGGTGGGGCGAGCGGCGTACAGGCGATCGTCGGGTTCGAGGGCACGGCGACCGCCGTACGACGTGCTGCTGTGGCCGAGGTGCTCGTGGACGCGGGCGGCGAGCCGTTGGGCGAGGAAGCGGGTGAGACCTGGCGCAAGGGCCGCTACCGCGCGCCGTACCTGCGGGATCCGCTGCTCGACGAGGGCGCGCTGGTGGAGACCTTGGAGACGGCCGGGTTCTGGTCGAAGCTCCCCGCGCTCAAGGCGGCCGTGACGGATGCGCTGGTGAAGTCGCTCGGTGATCAAGGCACGCCGCCGCTGGTGCTCTGCCACGTGTCGCACGTGTACGAGACGGGCGCGTCGCTCTACTTCACTGTCGTCTGCGCGCAGGCCGAGGACCCGATCGGGCAGTGGCGGCAGGCGAAGACAGCAGCCAGTACGGCGATCGCCGCGGCCGGTGGGACGATCACGCACCACCACGGCGTCGGGACCGATCACCGCGACGCGTACGCCGCCGAGATCGGCCCGCTGGCGATCGAGAGCCTGCAGGCGGTCAAGCGAGTGCTCGACCCGAACAACGTCCTCAGCCCAGGAATCCTGCTCCCGGAGAACTAGCGCAGAGCGATCACGGTGTCCTCGCCGGAGACCAGGAGCTGGTTGCCCAGGGCATGGATTCCCCGGCGGCACTCGACCTCGTCCGGCAGCGCGACCCGCCGCTGGCCGGTCGAGGTGAGGACAGTGAGGTCGCAGCCGTGCGTGGTCTCCCGGACCGAGACGACGCGCGCGTCGCCGGTGATCGTGGACCGGACACTGAGATCGCCCGGCACCGTGCGCTGCCAGGCGAGGTTCCCGGTCTGGGCGTCGAGCACCGTCGCCACCACCGCGCTCTGCTTCGCGGCCTTCGACGGGCAGTTCAGCAGGACCACCTGCCGCCCGGCCGCGGCGACCTTGCTGTCGCAGGCCCAGGTGGTCGGCAGGTCCCAGCGCCACTTGACCTCACCGGTCCGCGCCTCGATCGCGACCAGTACTCCTGGCGACCCTTCACGGTTCTCCAGTACGACGACCAGCCCGTCGAACACCAGCCGCGTCACGCCCTGCCAGTCCGCCGGCCGCGACCACAGCTGCTTGCCGGTCTCGAGGTCCAGCGCGGTCAGCTCGTCCGGCTTCCCTCCGCAACTGTGGCCGAGGAACGTCACCACGGTGTCCGCCGTCGCGGTCGCGCCGATGCTGGTGCAGCGCCCGGGCTCGAAGGTCCAGCGGTCCTTCCCGTCAGCGTCCAGCCCGCGCAACTTGTCGGACCCCTTCGAGACCTGCTTCCCGGTCAGCAGCGGGTCCGCGTTCTCGATCGAGTGGTCCCGGGTGCTCGAGCGCGGCCAGCCGGGCGTACGACGTCCGGTCGCGGCGTCGAGCATCAGGTAGCCGAAGTCGTCGAAGTCCGCGAGCAGCAGCTGGCCGTCGCCCGCGGCGTACAGCCTCGGCCGTGCGGCGGTGTCGGACCGGCTGTAGCGCCAGCGCACCTCGCCCGACCCCGGGTCGAGCATCTCGACCGTGCCGGTCTGCCGCGAGATCGCGATGCCGTGCCGGGTCGCCACCGCGTCGGACACCGCGTCCGCGCGCAGTGAGGTCGTCGGGCTGACCCAGGCGATCCGTCCGCCCAGTTCGGACCGCGGCGCCTGGACCTCGGGTGCCGTCGTACCGGTGATCTGCTCGTTCGCCTGCAGCAGGTAGCTTCGCCCGACCGGGTCGGCGACGAACACGGTGGCGGCCACCACGGCAGCGGCCGCCAACAGGGCGGCAACCAACTGTCCACGGTTGCGCGCGGGAAGCGGTGCGGTCAGGGTGCTCGCGGCCAAGGCGGCGAGACCGCCGATCAGCAGCAGGCCCAGGCTGATGATCACCAGCGGCACCCGTCCACCGGGACCGTTCGACGGTGTCCGGTCCGGGATCAGCAGAACCGCGATCACCAGGCCGGCCACCGCAGCAGTGCTGAACACCCCGGCGAGCACCCGCGCCCGACGATTGTTGCTGCGGGCAATCTTCTGGAGCAGGAAGACCGAGGCCAGCGCGACCAGGTTGAGCACCCAGGCCGGCCACGCGGACCCGCCGTCAGCGCCGGACTGCCACGAGCTACCGGTCGCCCCGAATGAGGCAGCGGCGGCGAGCAGTGGGCTGATCACGGCGACGCCGACCAGCGCCGCGCGTTGCCAACCACGCCAGGGCGCCGGGATCTCACCGTCCAGGACCTCCAGTTCCCTGGCGAGATTCGCGCGCGCGGCCGCGGCGTACCGGTCCCGGCCGAGTTGTGTCCGGAAGATCGGTCCGTCGAGCAGTCGTTGCACGAGGGCGTGCCGCAGTTTGATCGCCGTACTGCGGTCGGGGGCGTCGCGCCGTACTTCCACGGCGTGCGTCGCGTAGTTGGGTCCGGCGGCGGTCGCGTTGACGGCGTCGAGCAGGACGTAGGCGTTCGGGTCGGACAGGTCGTCGGACCATGGAGGCGGCGTACCGGTCAGGCGGATCAGGCGGGCGACCTCGGCGGTCCGCGCCGCGGTCACGTGGTACGACGGCAGCTCCTGCTCGGCCAGCACCGCCGAGGCCTCGGCGTCCGACTGCCCGCCCGGCTCGTGGACGGCCCGGTGGAACCAAGCGGCGAGGTAGACCGCCGTCGGATCGGTGCTGAGCTGGTCCAGCGTGCCGAGTGCGTCGAGGACCCGGTGCAGGTACTGATCGCGGTAGGCGCGCCGGTCGTCCGCGCGGTAGCGCGCGGCCAGGTCGTCGGCCAGCACGGCCGCGCCCGGGATGAGGTCGTTCCAGCGCTCACGTAACCCCGTCACTCGCGACATAGTGACAGCTAGCGGTGTCTGTAGGTATTTTGCGGGAACACGTCAAGAAATTTCCTTCTCCTGACCGCCCCAAGGAAGGTTCGCGATGTCCGCCCCCAGACACTTCGCCGCGCTCGCTGTCGCCTCGACAGCTCTGGCCGGCCTCGGCCTGTCCCCCGCGGCAGCCTCCCCGACCGCCGTCCAGGCCGTCGGCGCGACACTCCCCTTCACCATCGTCGAGGCCGAGAGCTCGGCCACCAACGGCAGCAGGATCGGCCCGAGCTACGCCCAGGGCACGCTCGCCGCCGAGGCCTCGAACCGGCAGGCCGTCACGCTCAACGGCGGCCAGTACGTCGAGTTCACCGCACCGGCCACCACCAACGCGATCACCGTCGCGTACGCCGTTCCGGACGGCCGGTCCGGCACCCTGTCGGTCTACGTGGACGGCCAGAAGCTGTCCCAGCAACTCGCCGTGACCTCGAAGTACAGCTACGTCGACACGAGCTGGATCGCCGGTTCGCGCACCCACAAGCTCTACGACCACGCCCGGCTCCAGCTCGGCCGGACCGTGAACGCCGGCGCGAAGATCAAGCTGCAGGTCGACGGCGAGAACACCGCCGGCCCGTACACGATCGACGACGTCGAGTTCGAGAACGTCGCCGGCCCGGCCGGTCAGCCGGGTGGCTCGATCTCGATCACCGACCGCGGCGCGGACCCGAACGGCAACAGCGACTCCACCGGCGCCATCCAGCAGGCGATCGACGCCGCCCGCGGCTCCGGCGGCGTGGTCTGGATCCCGGTCGGCCGGTTCAAGGTCGGCGGCACGATCAACCCCGACGGCGTGACGATCCGCGGCGCCGGGCGCTGGCACTCGGTGCTGCTCAGCCACCACCTGATCGACCGCCCGAACGGCGGCGGCAACGTGAAGCTGCACGACTTCGCGGTGATCGGCGAGGTGACCGAGCGCAACGACAACTCGCCGGACAACTTCGTCAACGGCAGTCTCGGCCCGAACTCGGTGGTCTCCGGGCTGTGGCTGCAGCACCTCAAGGTCGGCTTGTGGCTGACCGGCAACAACGACAACCTGGTGGTCGAGAACAACCGGTTCTACGACATGACCGCCGACGGCCTGAACCTGAACGGGACCGCGAACAACGCGCAGATCCGGAACAACTACCTGCGCAACCAGGGCGACGACGCACTCGCCGCCTGGTCGCTGCACGCGGCCAACCGCGGCTCCACCTTCGCCAACAACACGATCGTGCAGCCGAACCTGGCGAACGGCATCGCGATCTACGGCGGCACCGACATGACGGTCCGGGACAACCTGATCGCCGACACCAACGCGCTCGGCGGCGGGATCGCGATCTCGAACCAGTCGTTCGGCTCGCCGTTCTTCCCGCTCGCGGGCACGATCAACGTCTCCGGCAACACGCTGATCCGGACCGGCGCGATGAACCCCAACTGGGGCCAGAACCACCCGCACGGCGCCATCCGCGTGGACGCGTACGACAGTCAGATCAACGCGCAGGTCCGGCTGACAAATAACCGGTTGGTTGCTAGTCCGTGGTCGGCGTACCAGTTCGTGGACGGTGGTGGCGCCGGGCGGCCGGTGCAGAACGTGACCGTGGACGGCGGTTCGATCGAGGGGGCCGGGACGTTCGCGTTCCAGGCCGAGACGACCGGATCGGCGTCGATCAGCAACGTCCAGGCCAGTGGCGTCGGCCGGGCCGGCGTCTACAACTGCGCGTACCCCGGTGGCACGTTCGCGCTGAACCGCGGTTCCGGCAGCAGTGGTTGGGACTCGACGTGGAGCGGCTGCGCCTGGGTCGCGCCCGGCACGGGTGGCGGGACCGATCCCGGGACGCCGACCGGCAATCTTGCCGCGGGCAAGCAGATCACGGCGACCAGTCAGGTACAGAACTACGTGCCGGCCAACACGGTCGACGGAAACGCCAACAGCTACTGGGAAAGCGCGAACAACGCGTGGCCGCAGTCGATCACCGTCGACCTCGGCAGCAACCAGACCGTCAAGCGGCTGGTGCTGAAGCTGCCGCCGAGCTCGGCCTGGGGCACCCGCACCCAGACCATCGCGGTGCTCGGCAGCACCACCAACTCGTCGTACACGCAGCTTGCCGGTGCGGCCGGTCGCACCTTCGACCCGGGCTCTGGCAACACTGCGACGATCACGCTGCCGAGTGCCGTCAGCACGCGCTACGTCCGGCTCACCGTCACCGGTAACACCGGGTGGCCGGCGGGCCAGTTGTCGGAGTACGAGATCTACAGCTCTTGACCTCAAGTTGACTTGAGGTAACACAGTAACCGGCATGACTCCTTCGCAGAATCGTCCTGTTGCTGTTGTCACCGGAGCGTCGGCCGGCCTCGGGCTGGCGCTCGCGCAGGGGCTCGCCGAGCGTGGATGGTCGCTGATCATCGACGCTCGGGGAGCCGACGCGCTCAAGGACGCGGCCGACCAGTTGGCCGCCAAGACCGACGTCGTCCCGCTGGCCGGCGACGTCACCGACGCCGAGCACCGCGCCGATCTGGTGGACGCGGTCGGCGAACTCGGCCGGCTCGATCTCCTGGTCAACAACGCGAGCTACCTCGGCCCGAGTCCGCTGCAGCCGTTGGCCGCCGCCGATCTCGACGAGCTGCGCCGGGTGTACGAGGTCGACGTGATCGCGCCGATCGCACTGGCCCAGGCGCTGATTCCCGAACTGGGCAAAGCGAACGGGATCGTGCTGAACGTCAGCTCCGACGCGGCCGTCGAGGCCTACGAAGGCTGGGGCGGCTACGGATCGGCGAAGGCGGCGCTCGATCACGCGAGTGCCGTACTGGCGGCCGAGCATCCCGGGCTCGCCGTGTACGCCGTGGATCCGGGCGACCTGCGGACCGCGATGCACCAGGCGGCCTTCCCGGGTGAGGACATCTCGGACCGGCCGGAGCCGGCGGCCGTCGTACCGGCGCTGCTCGCGTTGCTGGACAGCCGGCCGGCGAGCGGTCGCTACCGGGCGTCCGAGTTCGCACCGGCGGAGGCGTCGTGAAAGTCCATCCACAGACGAGATTCACGCTGCCCGACGAACTGAACGCCGTCGAGCCGCCGGAGGCCCGAGGTCTGGCGCGGGACCAGGTGAAGCTGCTGGTCGCGGAGGGGTCGACCGTGCGGCACACCCGGTTCGACCGGATCGGTGAGCACCTGCGGCCGGGCGACCTGCTGCTGGTGAACACCTCCGGCACGCTGGCCGCCGCTGTCGACGGCTCGTGGATCACCGGCTCGGGAGTAGCGCCTGTGGTGGTGCACTTCTCGACCGCGCTCGACGACGGCACCTGGGTGATCGAGCTGCGCAACGGTGGCTCACCGATGCTCGGCGGCGCGATCGGTGATCAGGTGGAGTTGCCGGACGGCGTACTGACTTTGCTGGCGCCGTACCAGGAAGGCTCGACGCGGCTGTGGCGAGCAGATCCGCCGGCGGCCGATGTGGTCGAGTACCTGCGCAAGCACGGGCGGCCGATCAGCTACAAGTACGTCGACCGGCAGTGGCCGCTCGCGCTGTACCAGACCGTGTTCGCCAACCAGCCTGGTTCGGCGGAGATGCCCAGTGCCGGCAGGCCGTTCAGCTTCGAGCTGGTCAGTCAGCTGGCGGCATCCGGCGTACTGATCGCGCCGATCCTCTTGCACTGTGGGGTTTCGTCGCTGGAGAGCCACGAGCCGCCACTGCCCGAGCGGTACGCCGTGCCGGAGCACACCGCGCGGCTGGTCAACTGGGTGAAGGCGAACGGCGGCCGGGTGATCGCCGTCGGTACCACGGCCGTCCGCGCGATCGAGTCGAGCGCCCTGCCGAGCGGATCGGTGCTGGCGTCGAGCGGCTGGACCGATCTGGTCCTCGGACCCGACCGGCCCGCGTCGGTCGTCGACGGGCTGATCACCGGCATGCACGCACCCGAGGCGTCCCACCTGCTCCTGCTGGAGTCCGTCGTCGGTGGTCCTGTCGTCCAGCAGGCGTACGACGCGGCGCTGCGGCAGCACTACCTGTGGCACGAGTTCGGCGACGTGTGCCTGATGCTGCGCTGACCGGGCCGCCTCAGTTCTTGTCCACCTCGACCGGCTCCTTGGTCTCCTCCCGCTGCCCGACCTCGGTCAGGTCAGCGGCGGGCTCCGTGGCCGGCGGTCCGCCCTCGTTGCCCGGCCGGGCCCGCTTGTCCACGGCCCGCGGACTCATCCGACCCACCACCGCACGCTGGTAGCACTCATCGCGAATGTCCTTACCTGCAAGGTCCCCCGTCGGGACTTCACTCGTTTGACGAACGAACAGTGCCCGTCGTCATGCGCGATGACAGACTGAATCAGAATTGTGGCCTAGGCCGTTGAGTTCTCGCCATAGCCGTGGAGAAACGCGTGCACGCCGGAGCGCACCGTCTCGGCCACCTCCTCGTCGAGGGTCCGGGAGCGGTACGCCGGGTCGGTGCCGCTGATCAGGGCCGAGAAGTGCAGGGCGGCGCGGAGCGGGTCCTCGAGGGTCAGCAGGCCGTCGGCGGCGAAGGCTTCGAAGCGGGCAGCGAGCGCACGGCGTACGGCGAGCGGGCCGGTCTGCTGCCAGGTCTCGATCACCTCGGCCGGGATGTGTCCGCCCTCGGCGTTGATCTGCCGGACCAGGGCCGAGTGTTCGACGTGGTCCGGGACCGGCGTACGCCAGGCGATGCCGAAGGCGACCAGGTCCTCCTCCAGATCGCCGATCGTGCCCAGGTAGCGGTCGATCAGGGCGAGCTGCGCGGCGGCGACCCCGGCCGCGCTGGTCTCGATCACGGCGGCGAACAGTCCGGCCTTGTCCCCGAAGTGGTTGTAGATCGTCCGGGTCGAGACCCGCGCCGCGGCGGCGATCACGTCGATGCTCGCCCGGGTGTAGCCGTCGCGGGCGAAGACCGTCCGGGCGCCGGCCAGCACCGCCGTGCGTTTGTCCACGGTCTCCTCCAGGAATACAACGCCCGTTGTACTTGTTACAACGATCGTTGTACCTTAACCCGACACCTTCTTGAGGAGAATCCCCGATGTCCTTCACCCCGGAAGAGCTCGCCTATCTCGAGTCCCAGCCGCTGGCCCGCCTCGCCACCGTCGATCTCGACGGTCAGCCGGACGTCGTCCCGGTCGGCCTGGAGTACGACGGCACCTACTTCTACATCGGTGGGCACAGTCCCGAGCGCACCCGCAAGGTGCTGAACGTCCGGGACGGCAACCAGCAGATCGCGCTGGTGGTCGACGACCTGGTGTCCCACGACCCCTGGTCGCCGCGCTTCGTCCGGATCTACGGCACCGCCGAGGTGATCGAGCGCGAAGGACAGTTCGGCGCCGGCACCTACCTGCGGATCACGCCGACGGT
The Kribbella italica DNA segment above includes these coding regions:
- a CDS encoding PPOX class F420-dependent oxidoreductase, which gives rise to MSFTPEELAYLESQPLARLATVDLDGQPDVVPVGLEYDGTYFYIGGHSPERTRKVLNVRDGNQQIALVVDDLVSHDPWSPRFVRIYGTAEVIEREGQFGAGTYLRITPTVSWSWHLDGRAVEEAPHAPRRTEH